A DNA window from Bacteroidales bacterium contains the following coding sequences:
- the lepA gene encoding translation elongation factor 4, with translation MKNIRNFCIIAHIDHGKSTLADRLLEITETVSEKDLQAQVLDDMDLERERGITIKSHAIQMDYEFEGEQYKLNLIDTPGHVDFSYEVSRSIAACEGALLIVDATQGIQAQTISNLYLAIDNDLEVIPVLNKMDMDTAMPEEVKEQIVELLGGKIEDIIEASGKTGMGVNEILKRVINDIPSPEGNTEAPLQAMIFDSVYNSYRGIIAYIKVVNGTINKGDHVKFVNTEKEYYADEIGVLKLKQESKKILQAGDVGYIISGIKQSKEVKVGDTVTTVDNPCDAAIEGFEEVKPMVYAGIYPIDTEDYEDLRYSIEKLQLNDASLTFEPESSLALGFGFRCGFLGMLHMEIVQERLEREFNMNVITTVPNVSYIVKTKKGETIEVHNPSGLPEPGIIEEILEPFIDAQIITQTDYYGQVMKLCLDKRGELKKEHYLSSDRAELSFDLPLAEIVFDFYDKLKSISKGYASFDYQLSDYRKAKLVKLDILVNGERVDALSSLIHEDNAYRMGRRMTDKLCDLIPRHQFAVPIQAAIGSKIIARSTIKALRKDVTAKCYGGDITRKRKLLEKQKKGKKRMKQIGNVEIPQNAFMAVLKLD, from the coding sequence GTGAAGAACATTAGGAATTTTTGTATTATAGCCCATATAGACCACGGTAAAAGCACCTTGGCTGATCGACTTTTAGAAATAACCGAAACCGTTTCCGAAAAAGACTTGCAAGCACAAGTTCTGGACGATATGGACTTAGAAAGGGAACGAGGTATTACCATTAAAAGTCATGCTATTCAAATGGACTATGAATTTGAAGGCGAACAGTACAAATTAAATCTTATTGACACCCCCGGACATGTAGATTTTTCTTATGAAGTTTCTCGCTCAATTGCTGCTTGCGAAGGTGCTCTTCTAATTGTTGATGCTACACAAGGAATTCAAGCACAAACAATTTCAAACCTATATCTTGCAATAGATAATGATTTGGAAGTAATTCCCGTTTTGAATAAAATGGATATGGATACTGCCATGCCCGAAGAAGTTAAAGAACAAATCGTTGAACTTCTCGGCGGAAAGATTGAAGATATAATCGAAGCCAGCGGAAAAACCGGAATGGGTGTTAATGAAATATTAAAAAGAGTTATTAACGATATCCCGTCCCCGGAAGGAAACACGGAAGCACCGCTTCAAGCAATGATTTTTGATTCGGTATATAATTCTTACAGAGGAATTATTGCATATATTAAAGTTGTTAACGGAACTATTAACAAAGGGGACCACGTTAAATTCGTTAATACCGAAAAAGAATATTATGCCGATGAAATCGGAGTATTAAAATTAAAACAAGAAAGTAAAAAAATATTACAAGCAGGTGATGTAGGTTATATTATCTCCGGAATTAAACAATCCAAAGAAGTAAAAGTAGGAGATACTGTAACAACTGTCGATAATCCCTGTGATGCTGCAATTGAAGGTTTTGAAGAAGTAAAACCTATGGTTTATGCCGGTATTTATCCTATTGACACTGAAGATTACGAAGACCTCAGGTATTCTATTGAAAAGCTGCAACTGAATGATGCTTCTTTGACTTTTGAACCTGAATCTTCATTAGCCCTCGGTTTCGGTTTTCGGTGCGGATTTCTCGGAATGTTACACATGGAAATTGTTCAGGAACGACTCGAAAGAGAATTTAATATGAATGTTATTACAACTGTTCCCAATGTTTCTTATATCGTAAAAACAAAAAAAGGCGAAACAATTGAAGTTCATAATCCGTCAGGCTTACCCGAACCCGGTATAATTGAAGAAATTCTTGAGCCCTTTATTGATGCTCAAATAATAACTCAAACTGATTATTACGGACAAGTTATGAAGTTGTGTCTGGACAAAAGAGGAGAACTTAAAAAAGAGCATTACCTATCTTCCGACAGAGCAGAACTTTCTTTTGATTTACCTCTTGCCGAAATTGTTTTCGACTTCTACGACAAACTCAAAAGCATCTCAAAAGGCTATGCTTCATTTGATTACCAATTGTCAGATTACCGAAAAGCAAAACTTGTAAAACTTGATATATTAGTGAACGGAGAACGTGTTGATGCTCTTTCATCTTTAATACATGAAGATAATGCATACAGAATGGGCAGAAGAATGACTGATAAATTATGCGATTTAATTCCGAGGCATCAATTTGCCGTTCCTATTCAAGCCGCAATCGGTTCAAAAATTATTGCACGCTCAACTATTAAAGCCTTAAGAAAAGATGTTACGGCAAAATGCTACGGCGGAGATATTACACGAAAACGAAAACTCTTAGAGAAACAAAAAAAAGGTAAAAAACGAATGAAACAAATCGGAAATGTTGAAATTCCGCAAAATGCTTTTATGGCTGTTTTGAAATTGGATTAA